The Nocardioides panzhihuensis genome has a segment encoding these proteins:
- a CDS encoding MerR family transcriptional regulator, with amino-acid sequence MTTQPQTHSNGLSIAEVAERTGLTAHTLRYYERDGLMLGVGRNGSGHRAYTEGDLGWITLITRLRSTGMPIREIRRYAEMVREGAGNEEERLALLRAHRDRVRAQLEETAAHLDAIEFKVSYYAAAVGETDPDAELIAQQRRAEPSAPR; translated from the coding sequence ATGACGACGCAGCCGCAGACGCACAGCAACGGCTTGAGCATCGCCGAGGTGGCCGAACGGACCGGTCTGACCGCACACACGCTGCGCTACTACGAGCGAGACGGGCTGATGCTCGGCGTCGGCCGCAACGGCTCGGGTCACCGCGCGTACACCGAGGGCGACCTCGGCTGGATCACACTGATCACCAGGCTGCGCTCGACCGGGATGCCGATCCGGGAGATCCGCCGCTACGCCGAGATGGTCCGTGAAGGCGCCGGCAACGAGGAGGAGCGTCTCGCCCTGCTGCGCGCACACCGCGACCGGGTGCGCGCGCAGCTGGAGGAGACGGCCGCCCATCTGGACGCGATCGAGTTCAAGGTCTCCTACTACGCCGCCGCGGTCGGCGAAACCGATCCGGATGCAGAGCTCATCGCCCAGCAGCGTCGAGCCGAGCCCTCTGCTCCTCGCTGA
- a CDS encoding aldo/keto reductase, whose amino-acid sequence MRYTTIGTGAGERRVSKLALGAMRFGTETDVETSYAILDRFVEAGGTFVDTSNNYAYWAGGTQGGESETFLGRWRRDRGIGEEIAIATKVGARPTDTVERVENGWATQRNRSWEGLAPQNVREQADRSRERLGVERLDLYYAHVPDMNGVPLEEYAAGFAALVKDGVIGQFGLSNHWSWQVERARAANPEAARPSVLQYHHTYLRMRTDIPDPRLSVDGEIGVADASLLAYVRATPGLTLVAYTPLLSGAYTNPAKPIDGAYDHPGTTARLKVLDEVAAETGATRNQVVLAWMLGDALPVIPLIGASSVAQLEESLAAVDLELSEEQRARLDAAGR is encoded by the coding sequence ATGCGATACACGACCATCGGAACAGGCGCCGGCGAACGGCGCGTCAGCAAGCTCGCGCTCGGCGCGATGCGCTTCGGCACGGAGACGGACGTCGAGACGTCCTACGCGATCCTCGACCGCTTCGTCGAGGCCGGCGGCACCTTCGTCGACACCTCCAACAACTACGCCTACTGGGCCGGCGGCACCCAGGGTGGCGAGAGCGAGACGTTCCTCGGCCGGTGGCGGCGCGACCGCGGGATCGGCGAGGAGATCGCCATCGCCACCAAGGTCGGCGCACGTCCCACGGACACCGTCGAGCGTGTCGAGAACGGCTGGGCGACCCAGCGCAACCGGAGCTGGGAAGGGCTGGCGCCGCAGAACGTACGCGAGCAGGCCGACCGTTCTCGCGAACGCCTCGGCGTCGAGCGGCTCGACCTCTACTACGCGCACGTGCCGGACATGAACGGCGTGCCTCTGGAGGAGTACGCCGCGGGCTTCGCCGCCCTCGTGAAGGACGGTGTCATCGGCCAGTTCGGGCTGAGCAACCACTGGTCCTGGCAGGTCGAGCGGGCGCGGGCCGCGAACCCGGAGGCGGCACGCCCGAGCGTGCTGCAGTACCACCACACCTACCTGCGGATGCGCACCGACATCCCTGACCCCAGGCTGTCGGTCGACGGCGAGATCGGGGTGGCCGACGCCTCGCTGCTCGCCTACGTGCGGGCGACGCCGGGGCTGACCCTGGTCGCCTACACGCCGCTGCTCAGCGGGGCCTACACGAACCCGGCCAAGCCCATCGACGGCGCCTACGACCACCCGGGCACGACGGCGCGGCTGAAGGTGCTCGACGAGGTCGCGGCCGAGACCGGCGCCACCCGTAACCAGGTCGTGCTGGCCTGGATGCTCGGCGACGCGCTCCCGGTGATCCCGCTGATCGGGGCATCGTCGGTCGCCCAGCTGGAGGAGAGTCTGGCCGCGGTCGACCTGGAGCTCAGCGAGGAGCAGAGGGCTCGGCTCGACGCTGCTGGGCGATGA
- the mfd gene encoding transcription-repair coupling factor, which translates to MILAPLADLVLRDAALSEVMAEAKGGRMLALDVTGPEALRPFVVTGLVRQERTVLAVTATSREAEDLVNDLTDLLPPDSVALYPSWETLPHERLSPRSDTVGRRLAVLRRLRHPDADGAHGPLKVVVAPVRSVLQPQVKGLGDLEPVELITGQEAALDDVVQKLADAAYSRVDLVEKRGEFAVRGGIVDVFPPTEEHPVRVEFWGDEIDSIRHFAVADQRAIPAEHGGATERLWAPPCRELLLTPEVRARAKALGEAHPTLVELTDKIAAGIAVDGMESLAPALVDDMELLLDLIPDDGHVLLLDPERIRSRAHDLVATADEFLGASWAAAASGGVAPIDLSAASYRDLADVRAHAIAQGKPWWSVSPFGLDDAEGDLADPDVVGVPGRKLDWQPARAYRGDTAAVLADIERWRDDSYRVVVVQQAHGTAQRTVEALGEREIPASLAEEAEAAKPVHKTVTVIHARLNHGFLDDANRLVVLTGEDISGQKSSTRDMVKMPTRRKKQIDPLELKPGDYVVHEQHGVGQFIEMKQREVQGATREYLVLEYGASKRGGPADRLYVPADALDQVTRYVGGEQPSLDRLGGADWQKRKARARKAVREIAAELIKLYAARQATKGFQFGPDNPWQRELEDAFPFQETADQLSVIDEVKQDMMRPVPMDRLVCGDVGYGKTEIAVRAAFKAVQDGKQVAVLVPTTLLVSQHLSTFMERMSGFPVNVRGLSRFQTDKEAAEVMAGLADGTIDIVVGTHRLFNKDIRFKDLGMIVVDEEQRFGVEHKEAMKRLRTSVDFLSMSATPIPRTLEMSITGIREMSTITTPPEERHPVLTYVGAYEDRQIVASVRRELLRDGQVFYIHNRVNSIEKAAARIRELVPEARVAVAHGQMNEKQLEQVMVDFWEKEFDVLVCTTLVESGLDVSNANTMIIERADTLGLSQLHQLRGRVGRSRERAYAYFLYPGEKPLTETAHERLATLAQHSDLGGGMAIAMKDLEIRGAGNLLGGEQSGHIADVGFDLYVRLVGEAVAEFKAGPDGAVEEFNEVRIELPVDAHLPHDYIPSERLRLEIYKRLAEVRTDEDVESVAAELLDRYGKPPAEVSSLLKVARFRARARQAGVTEVTLAGKNVRFHPVSLPDSRVVRLNRMYPKSLVKPQLDTIMVPRPVSSGFPAKPLDGPDLLDWARVVIDAIIDPLT; encoded by the coding sequence GTGATCCTCGCCCCGCTCGCCGATCTCGTACTGCGCGATGCCGCCCTGAGCGAGGTGATGGCGGAGGCCAAGGGCGGCCGGATGCTGGCGCTCGACGTCACCGGGCCGGAGGCGCTGCGTCCGTTCGTGGTCACCGGTCTCGTACGCCAGGAGCGCACCGTCCTCGCGGTGACCGCGACCTCGCGCGAGGCCGAGGACCTGGTCAACGACCTGACCGATCTGCTGCCGCCCGACTCGGTCGCCCTCTACCCGAGCTGGGAGACGCTGCCCCACGAGCGGCTCTCCCCGCGCAGCGACACCGTCGGGCGCCGCCTCGCGGTGCTCCGCCGCCTCCGCCACCCGGACGCGGACGGTGCCCACGGGCCGCTGAAGGTCGTCGTCGCCCCGGTTCGCAGCGTGCTCCAGCCGCAGGTCAAGGGCCTGGGCGACCTGGAGCCGGTCGAGCTGATCACCGGCCAGGAGGCGGCCCTCGACGACGTCGTCCAGAAGCTCGCCGACGCGGCCTACTCCCGCGTCGACCTGGTCGAGAAGCGCGGCGAGTTCGCCGTCCGAGGCGGCATCGTCGACGTCTTCCCGCCCACCGAGGAGCACCCGGTCCGGGTGGAGTTCTGGGGCGACGAGATCGACTCGATCCGCCACTTCGCGGTCGCCGACCAACGCGCCATCCCCGCCGAGCACGGCGGTGCCACCGAGCGGCTGTGGGCGCCGCCATGTCGTGAGCTCCTGCTCACCCCGGAGGTCCGGGCGCGGGCCAAGGCGCTCGGCGAGGCCCACCCCACCCTGGTCGAGCTCACCGACAAGATCGCCGCCGGGATCGCGGTCGACGGCATGGAGTCGCTCGCCCCGGCTCTCGTCGACGACATGGAGCTGCTCCTCGACCTGATCCCCGACGACGGCCACGTGCTGCTGCTCGACCCCGAGCGGATCCGCAGCCGTGCCCACGACCTGGTCGCCACTGCCGACGAGTTCCTCGGCGCCTCCTGGGCCGCCGCGGCAAGCGGGGGAGTCGCCCCGATCGACCTGTCGGCGGCCTCCTACCGCGACCTCGCCGACGTACGCGCCCACGCCATCGCCCAGGGCAAGCCGTGGTGGTCGGTCAGCCCGTTCGGTCTCGACGATGCCGAAGGCGATCTCGCCGACCCGGACGTCGTCGGCGTCCCGGGCCGAAAGCTCGACTGGCAGCCCGCGAGGGCCTACCGCGGCGACACGGCCGCAGTGCTGGCCGACATCGAGCGCTGGCGCGACGACAGCTACCGCGTGGTCGTCGTCCAGCAAGCGCACGGCACGGCGCAGCGTACGGTCGAGGCGCTGGGGGAGCGCGAGATCCCGGCGAGCCTGGCCGAGGAGGCCGAGGCCGCCAAGCCCGTCCACAAGACGGTCACCGTCATCCACGCCCGCCTCAACCACGGCTTCCTCGACGATGCCAACCGGCTGGTCGTGCTCACCGGCGAGGACATCTCCGGCCAGAAGTCGTCGACGCGCGACATGGTCAAGATGCCGACCCGGCGCAAGAAGCAGATCGACCCGCTCGAGCTGAAGCCCGGCGACTACGTCGTCCACGAGCAGCACGGGGTCGGGCAGTTCATCGAGATGAAGCAGCGCGAGGTGCAGGGCGCGACCCGCGAATACCTCGTCCTGGAGTACGGAGCCTCCAAGCGCGGCGGACCGGCCGACCGGCTCTACGTCCCGGCCGACGCCCTCGACCAGGTCACCAGGTACGTCGGCGGCGAGCAGCCGAGCCTCGACCGGCTCGGCGGCGCCGACTGGCAGAAGCGCAAGGCCCGCGCGCGCAAGGCGGTCCGCGAGATCGCCGCCGAGCTGATCAAGCTCTACGCCGCGCGGCAGGCGACCAAGGGCTTCCAGTTCGGTCCCGACAACCCCTGGCAGCGCGAGCTCGAGGACGCCTTCCCGTTCCAGGAGACCGCCGACCAGCTCTCCGTCATCGACGAGGTCAAGCAGGACATGATGCGGCCGGTGCCGATGGACCGGCTGGTCTGCGGTGACGTCGGCTACGGCAAGACCGAGATCGCGGTGCGGGCGGCGTTCAAGGCGGTCCAGGACGGCAAGCAGGTCGCCGTGCTGGTGCCGACGACGCTGCTGGTCTCCCAGCACCTGTCGACCTTCATGGAGCGGATGTCGGGCTTCCCGGTCAACGTACGCGGGCTGTCCCGGTTCCAGACCGACAAGGAGGCCGCCGAGGTCATGGCCGGCCTCGCCGACGGCACCATCGACATCGTGGTCGGCACCCACCGCCTGTTCAACAAGGACATCCGGTTCAAGGACCTCGGCATGATCGTAGTCGACGAGGAGCAGCGCTTCGGCGTCGAGCACAAGGAGGCGATGAAGCGCCTGCGCACCTCCGTCGACTTTCTGTCCATGTCCGCGACCCCGATCCCACGGACGCTCGAGATGTCGATCACCGGCATCCGGGAGATGTCCACGATCACCACACCGCCCGAGGAGCGACACCCGGTCCTGACGTACGTCGGTGCCTATGAGGACCGCCAGATCGTCGCCTCGGTGCGGCGTGAGCTGCTTCGCGACGGTCAGGTCTTCTACATCCACAACCGGGTCAACTCGATCGAGAAGGCGGCCGCGCGGATCCGCGAGCTCGTGCCCGAGGCGCGGGTCGCCGTCGCCCACGGCCAGATGAACGAGAAGCAGCTCGAGCAGGTGATGGTCGACTTCTGGGAGAAGGAGTTCGATGTGCTCGTGTGCACCACGCTGGTCGAGTCGGGCCTCGACGTCTCCAACGCCAACACCATGATCATCGAGCGCGCCGATACCCTCGGCCTCTCCCAGCTCCACCAGCTGCGTGGCCGCGTCGGCCGCTCCCGCGAGCGCGCCTACGCCTACTTCCTCTACCCCGGGGAGAAGCCGCTCACCGAGACCGCCCACGAACGCCTCGCGACCCTGGCGCAACATTCGGACCTCGGCGGCGGCATGGCGATCGCGATGAAGGACCTGGAGATCCGTGGCGCCGGCAACCTGCTCGGTGGCGAGCAGTCCGGCCACATCGCCGACGTCGGCTTCGATCTCTACGTGCGGCTGGTGGGCGAGGCCGTCGCCGAGTTCAAGGCCGGCCCGGACGGAGCCGTCGAGGAGTTCAACGAGGTGCGCATCGAGCTCCCCGTCGACGCCCACCTGCCCCACGACTACATCCCCTCGGAGCGGCTGCGGCTGGAGATCTACAAGCGCCTGGCCGAGGTCCGCACCGACGAGGACGTCGAGTCGGTCGCCGCCGAGCTCCTCGACCGTTACGGCAAGCCGCCGGCCGAGGTCTCCTCGCTCCTGAAGGTGGCCCGCTTCCGTGCCCGCGCTCGCCAGGCCGGCGTCACCGAGGTCACCCTGGCAGGCAAGAACGTACGCTTCCACCCGGTCTCGCTGCCCGACTCCCGCGTCGTGAGGTTGAACCGGATGTACCCGAAGTCCCTGGTCAAGCCACAGCTGGACACCATCATGGTCCCGCGCCCGGTCTCCTCCGGCTTCCCCGCCAAGCCCCTCGACGGACCTGACCTGCTCGACTGGGCCCGGGTCGTCATCGACGCGATCATCGACCCGCTCACCTGA
- a CDS encoding DJ-1/PfpI family protein, which translates to MHIAILTFEGYNELDSLIALGVLNRIKGDDWRVTIATPSPKVTSMNGVVIEQMSTLEEACEADAVIVGSGIATREVVEDPAIMDVLRRLDPSRQLIAAQCSGALVLAKLGLLDDIPACTDLTTKPWVVAAGIEVLNQPFYAKDNLATAGGCLASHYLAAWIISRLKGREAAEGALHYVAPVGEKEEYIERALRNITHYLPAAAPALA; encoded by the coding sequence GTGCACATCGCCATCCTCACCTTCGAGGGCTACAACGAGCTCGACTCCCTCATCGCCCTTGGGGTACTCAACCGAATCAAAGGCGACGACTGGCGCGTCACCATTGCCACGCCGAGCCCGAAGGTGACGTCGATGAACGGCGTGGTGATCGAGCAGATGTCGACACTGGAGGAGGCCTGCGAGGCTGACGCCGTCATCGTCGGCAGCGGTATCGCCACCCGCGAGGTCGTCGAGGACCCCGCGATCATGGACGTGCTGCGACGCCTCGACCCGTCGCGCCAGCTCATCGCCGCCCAGTGCTCAGGCGCGCTCGTCCTGGCCAAACTCGGACTGCTCGATGACATCCCGGCCTGCACCGATCTCACCACCAAGCCGTGGGTCGTCGCCGCCGGCATCGAGGTCCTCAACCAGCCCTTCTACGCCAAGGACAACCTCGCGACCGCGGGCGGCTGCCTCGCCTCGCACTACCTCGCGGCCTGGATCATCAGCCGCCTCAAGGGCCGGGAGGCCGCCGAAGGCGCTCTCCACTACGTGGCCCCGGTCGGGGAGAAGGAGGAGTACATCGAGCGCGCCTTGCGCAACATCACCCACTACCTCCCCGCCGCCGCCCCAGCGCTCGCCTGA
- a CDS encoding aminotransferase class I/II-fold pyridoxal phosphate-dependent enzyme, translated as MAATAPDLTVYVSGLSKGVATGLRVGFLVAPDSFIGAMERAIRVTTWNTPVLTTAIACSWIEDGTVARLEDRKRDDARARQALARRELAGLQVVGHPSSYFAWLPLPEGARADRIAGTLSRQQIAVATAEPFSTAPQTPQAIRVALGSTDLVTLATTLRTLRRVVIDDQNA; from the coding sequence TTGGCCGCCACCGCCCCGGACCTGACGGTCTACGTCTCTGGTCTGTCCAAGGGCGTCGCCACCGGACTTCGGGTCGGGTTCCTGGTTGCCCCCGACTCGTTCATCGGTGCCATGGAACGAGCCATCCGCGTCACCACCTGGAACACGCCCGTCCTCACGACCGCGATCGCCTGCAGCTGGATCGAAGACGGCACCGTCGCCCGCCTCGAAGACCGCAAGCGCGACGACGCTCGTGCCCGTCAAGCTCTCGCCCGGCGGGAGCTGGCCGGCCTGCAAGTCGTCGGCCACCCTTCGTCGTACTTCGCATGGCTGCCACTACCGGAGGGCGCGCGAGCCGACCGCATCGCCGGCACGCTATCCAGACAGCAGATCGCGGTAGCAACGGCCGAACCCTTCAGCACCGCGCCGCAGACCCCGCAAGCCATCCGAGTGGCGCTCGGCTCCACCGATCTGGTCACTCTCGCAACGACCTTGCGCACCCTCCGACGGGTTGTGATCGACGATCAGAACGCCTAG
- a CDS encoding MarR family transcriptional regulator, with translation MRNQAPVLAPLFRSEAQALLLSELLLTAEELSMTDLAERAGLPYPTVHREVGRLLEAGLLVDRRVGRTRLIRGNEQSPLLAPTREILLTVTGPVVLIREALAGIGGVENAFLFGSFAARAKGEPGPPPNDIDLMVIGSLDVQAVYRVCREVSDSVGRIVNPTIMSPEEAEEQTGFLEEVRANPVIEIYGGGPDARATDAGAAEGG, from the coding sequence GTGAGAAACCAGGCTCCGGTGCTCGCGCCTCTGTTTCGCTCGGAGGCGCAGGCGCTGCTGCTCTCGGAGCTGCTGCTCACCGCCGAGGAGCTGAGCATGACCGACCTCGCCGAGCGGGCCGGGCTGCCCTATCCGACGGTCCATCGCGAGGTCGGGCGGCTGCTCGAGGCGGGCCTGCTCGTCGACCGGCGGGTCGGCAGGACCCGGCTCATCAGGGGCAACGAGCAGAGCCCGCTGCTCGCGCCGACGCGGGAGATCCTGCTGACCGTGACCGGTCCGGTCGTGCTGATCCGGGAGGCGCTCGCGGGCATCGGCGGGGTCGAGAATGCGTTCCTCTTCGGCTCGTTCGCGGCCAGGGCGAAGGGTGAGCCCGGGCCACCGCCGAACGACATCGACCTGATGGTGATCGGCAGCCTCGACGTACAGGCCGTCTACCGGGTCTGCCGGGAGGTCTCCGACAGTGTCGGGCGCATCGTGAACCCGACGATCATGAGTCCGGAGGAGGCCGAGGAGCAGACCGGGTTCCTCGAGGAGGTCCGAGCCAACCCGGTGATCGAGATCTACGGAGGAGGACCGGATGCCCGTGCCACTGACGCCGGCGCAGCAGAAGGCGGTTGA
- a CDS encoding NUDIX hydrolase family protein translates to MTMEAFGEQSFPEEPFGNEWDTEPGWLSEEELGETRGRVPILYVEAVPVRVDPDGAVSEVGLLLRSSPTTGTITRSLVSGRVLHGERIRDALMRNLEKDLGPVAFPTLPLTTVPVTVAEYFPWPGERFQDPRQHAVSLVYVIPVTGECEPRQDALELSWMTPAEAASDAVVGDMEGGRGALLRQCLSAFGALD, encoded by the coding sequence ATGACGATGGAGGCTTTCGGCGAGCAGTCCTTCCCTGAGGAGCCCTTCGGCAACGAGTGGGACACCGAGCCCGGGTGGCTGTCCGAGGAGGAGCTGGGCGAGACCCGCGGGCGGGTGCCCATCCTCTATGTGGAGGCGGTCCCGGTGCGTGTCGATCCCGACGGCGCGGTGAGCGAGGTCGGGTTGCTGCTGCGGAGCTCGCCCACGACCGGGACGATCACCCGGTCGCTGGTCTCGGGCCGGGTGCTGCACGGTGAGCGGATCCGCGACGCGCTGATGCGCAACCTGGAGAAGGACCTCGGCCCGGTCGCCTTCCCGACGCTGCCGCTGACCACGGTGCCGGTGACCGTCGCCGAATACTTCCCCTGGCCCGGCGAGCGCTTCCAGGACCCGCGCCAGCACGCGGTGTCGCTGGTCTATGTCATCCCGGTGACCGGCGAGTGCGAGCCGCGCCAGGACGCCCTGGAGCTCTCCTGGATGACACCGGCCGAGGCTGCCTCCGACGCGGTCGTCGGTGACATGGAAGGCGGCCGGGGAGCGCTGCTGCGGCAGTGCCTGAGCGCGTTCGGGGCGCTGGATTGA
- a CDS encoding MazG nucleotide pyrophosphohydrolase domain-containing protein, protein MSPAGGEGRTYASGEGLIEFLDLMRLMRERCVWKSSQTHATLAPYLREESDEVLEAIDEGDPDHLKDELGDLLLQVYFHAAIAEEAGEFTMDDVIAGLTAKMKRRNPHVFGPEADSGRRYTIDEVEQLWQAAKAAERAHPAE, encoded by the coding sequence TTGAGCCCAGCGGGCGGCGAGGGCAGGACGTACGCCTCGGGGGAGGGGCTCATCGAGTTCCTCGACCTGATGCGGCTGATGCGTGAGCGCTGCGTGTGGAAGTCGTCCCAGACGCACGCGACGCTGGCGCCGTACCTGCGCGAGGAGTCCGACGAGGTGCTCGAGGCCATCGACGAGGGCGATCCCGATCACCTCAAGGACGAGCTCGGCGACCTGCTGCTCCAGGTCTACTTCCATGCCGCCATCGCCGAGGAGGCCGGCGAGTTCACCATGGACGACGTCATCGCCGGCCTGACCGCCAAGATGAAGCGCCGCAATCCCCACGTCTTCGGCCCCGAGGCCGATTCCGGGCGTCGCTACACCATCGACGAGGTCGAGCAGCTCTGGCAGGCAGCCAAGGCCGCCGAGCGCGCCCACCCCGCCGAGTAG
- a CDS encoding MFS transporter, which translates to MSVPPSSPRLTFAIVAIGVCSYSLLQSVSVPTMPLIQAELDTDQATASWILTAFLLSASVATPIIGRMGDSFGKRRMYVWSLAALTAGAVLAAAAPSIEVMIGARVLQGLGGGTLPLAFAILRDELPKERVAGAIALTSSLLSMGFAAGIVLAGPVAETLGFRALFLLPALAAAGAAICALRLVPESPVLTREPIPLRPALLLAGWLVSLLLGVSQAPSWGWTAPATIGLLGAAAVLLTAWIRVEWTARQPLVDLRLMGRRGVWTANLVALLIGIAMYASFGFIPQLTQTPSSAGYGFGASVTVAGYLMLPTAITSFLCGLVSARLADLIGMRSILVIGGLLTAVSLVMVAFVHDEPWQMCVAAGLSGLGTGLVFANLANAVVAAVPPEHTGVATGMNANIRTVGGTIGSAVMTSIVTAETLPSGYPAEQGYINGFGFLALVALGAALAAMLIPLAPRKVTPVGRDVTYAGRGVAPVGREGTEMPCRPT; encoded by the coding sequence ATGTCCGTGCCTCCCTCCAGCCCCCGCCTCACCTTCGCCATCGTCGCCATCGGCGTCTGCTCCTACTCCTTGCTGCAGTCGGTCTCGGTGCCGACGATGCCGCTGATCCAGGCCGAGCTGGATACCGACCAGGCCACCGCATCCTGGATCCTGACCGCCTTCCTGCTCTCGGCCTCGGTGGCGACCCCGATCATCGGCCGGATGGGTGACTCCTTCGGCAAGCGGCGGATGTACGTGTGGAGCCTGGCCGCCCTCACCGCCGGTGCCGTTCTCGCCGCCGCGGCCCCGAGCATCGAGGTGATGATCGGCGCCCGGGTCCTGCAGGGGCTGGGTGGCGGCACCTTGCCGTTGGCCTTCGCGATCCTGCGTGACGAGCTGCCCAAGGAGCGCGTCGCCGGTGCGATCGCGCTGACCTCGTCTCTGCTCTCGATGGGTTTCGCGGCTGGGATCGTGCTGGCCGGTCCGGTCGCCGAGACGCTCGGCTTCCGGGCGCTGTTCCTGCTGCCCGCGCTGGCCGCGGCCGGCGCGGCGATCTGCGCGCTGCGGCTGGTGCCCGAGTCCCCTGTGCTCACCCGTGAGCCGATCCCGCTGCGCCCCGCCCTGCTGCTCGCCGGCTGGCTGGTCTCTCTCCTCCTCGGCGTCAGCCAGGCGCCGTCGTGGGGCTGGACCGCGCCCGCCACCATCGGCCTGCTCGGTGCCGCGGCAGTGCTCCTGACCGCCTGGATCCGGGTCGAGTGGACCGCACGGCAGCCGCTGGTCGACCTGCGACTGATGGGCCGTCGCGGCGTATGGACTGCCAACCTGGTCGCCCTGCTGATCGGCATCGCGATGTACGCCTCCTTCGGCTTCATCCCGCAACTGACCCAGACCCCGTCGTCGGCCGGCTACGGTTTCGGCGCGTCGGTCACGGTCGCCGGCTACCTGATGCTGCCGACGGCCATCACCTCGTTCCTGTGCGGACTGGTCAGCGCCCGGCTCGCAGACCTCATCGGGATGCGCAGCATCCTGGTCATCGGCGGGCTGCTCACCGCAGTCTCGCTCGTCATGGTCGCCTTCGTCCATGACGAGCCGTGGCAGATGTGCGTCGCCGCGGGCCTCTCCGGCCTCGGCACCGGCCTCGTCTTCGCCAACCTCGCCAACGCGGTCGTGGCCGCGGTGCCACCGGAGCACACCGGCGTGGCCACGGGCATGAACGCCAACATCCGCACCGTCGGCGGCACCATCGGCTCCGCGGTGATGACCTCCATCGTCACCGCCGAGACCCTGCCGTCGGGCTACCCGGCGGAGCAGGGCTACATCAACGGCTTCGGCTTCCTCGCACTCGTCGCCCTCGGCGCGGCCCTCGCGGCCATGCTCATCCCCCTCGCTCCGCGAAAGGTCACCCCGGTCGGCCGAGACGTCACGTACGCCGGCCGAGGCGTCGCTCCCGTCGGCCGAGAGGGCACTGAGATGCCGTGTCGGCCGACGTAA